The following coding sequences are from one Mytilus trossulus isolate FHL-02 chromosome 8, PNRI_Mtr1.1.1.hap1, whole genome shotgun sequence window:
- the LOC134727393 gene encoding toll-like receptor 4 — protein sequence MTELSITGNPMRNGFVMDHPHFAVLQNICLKKLVLVGDSILGIRFRPFERYALKENCLEELIMSDNVMTDRKDDYVFVFCAFKHLKIIRIPHMIIRKRRNKRFTSSVNDASYTVCSPKTLEELDLHSPVKSWNKRRVTNVTVVNGSNLKILNLANITIHDCNGTVHGIANLEFLDMSGFNCTILSENLLKHVPKLITFNSQDANLGIGLNSLKNASKFFEMNLDLQLIDLNQNNIYSLPHGLFNHNFRHPISIRFDKNRLQSLSSFPTKPYIFKHISLTQNRFSCLSNDDIDKLNIIRPSSISLRGNPIECSCKTLHFMKWVHLSGIVSDLGETECVLQNGTLANMSHFLHNLKAYEISCQTKFWVALASSVTSVLVLAIILGIVYYRYRFAFEYFFLRIKMKLRHYQPLSDEFEYDAFISYSHKDVTWVTDLYDKLKPKGFELCLHHKDFLAGVPIAECIVKAINSSRKVVFIITKDFLESSWGSYEIEMTRMHAFREGRESMVIVILMGDIKKDKLPKSLKDIWYKVVCIVWPSDTEAPYNTEEMFYDKLCITLSDGHMRISDDNTPM from the coding sequence ATGACGGAATTAAGCATCACAGGCAATCCGATGAGAAATGGGTTTGTTATGGATCATCCTCATTTTGCTGTACTTCAGAATATATGTCTTAAAAAATTAGTTTTGGTAGGCGACAGTATACTTGGGATAAGATTTAGACCTTTTGAAAGATATGCTTTAAAGGAAAATTGTTTAGAAGAATTGATTATGTCTGACAACGTAATGACTGACAGAAAAGATgattatgtatttgtattttgtgcATTTAAGCATTTGAAAATCATCAGAATTCCGCATATGATAATAAGAAAACGGAGAAATAAACGATTTACATCGTCCGTAAATGATGCATCGTACACTGTTTGCTCTCCGAAAACTTTAGAAGAATTGGACCTGCACTCGCCAGTCAAGTCATGGAACAAGAGAAGAGTTACAAATGTTACTGTTGTAAACGGGtctaatttaaaaattctaaatctGGCTAACATAACAATACATGACTGTAATGGTACTGTACATGGCATTGCAAATTTAGAGTTTTTAGATATGTCAGGATTTAACTGCACAATTTTAAGTGAAAATCTTCTGAAGCATGTACCAAAACTGATAACTTTCAATTCACAGGATGCTAATCTTGGGATCGGTTTGAATTCCTtgaaaaatgcttcaaaattctTTGAGATGAACTTAGATCTTCAACTCATTGACCTGaatcaaaataacatttattcacTTCCACATGGCttatttaatcacaattttAGACATCCGATTTCTATCAGGTTTGACAAAAACAGGTTACAATCGCTTTCAAGCTTTCCGaccaaaccatatatattcaaacatatcaGCCTGACGCAAAATAGATTTTCATGCCTAAGCAATGACGATATCGATAAACTCAATATAATCCGACCGTCAAGTATATCTCTTCGTGGAAATCCGATAGAATGTTCTTGTAAAACATTACATTTTATGAAATGGGTTCATCTTTCGGGAATTGTAAGTGATCTTGGAGAAACTGAATGTGTCCTCCAAAATGGAACTCTTGCAAACATGTCTCATTTCTTACACAATCTTAAAGCATACGAAATCAGTTGTCAAACGAAATTCTGGGTAGCACTTGCAAGTAGTGTTACTTCTGTTTTAGTTCTTGCTATTATCTTAGGAATAGTATACTATCGCTATCGATttgcatttgaatattttttcctGAGAATTAAAATGAAACTTCGACATTACCAGCCTCTTTCGGATGAGTTTGAGTATGATGCGTTTATATCGTACAGTCATAAAGACGTCACGTGGGTTACAGACCTTTATGACAAGTTGAAGCCGAAAGGTTTCGAGCTCTGTTTACATCATAAGGATTTCTTGGCTGGAGTACCTATTGCTGAGTGCATAGTTAAAGCAATCAACTCCAGCAGAAAGGTTGTTTTCATCATTACAAAGGACTTTCTTGAGAGTAGCTGGGGATCGTATGAAATAGAAATGACAAGAATGCACGCTTTCAGAGAGGGTCGTGAATCCATGGTGATTGTAATACTAATGGGTGacattaaaaaagataaacttCCAAAATCATTGAAGGACATTTGGTACAAGGTCGTATGTATAGTCTGGCCATCTGACACCGAAGCTCCGTACAATACTGAAGAAATGTTCTACGATAAACTATGTATTACATTATCAGACGGTCATATGAGGATTAGTGATGACAACACTCCTATGTAA